Genomic window (Nicotiana sylvestris chromosome 7, ASM39365v2, whole genome shotgun sequence):
TCCCCCACCCTTCTCCCCTATTACTCCGTTTTTTCTTTCATCACCACTTCCTTTTACATTTAACTTCATTACTGTCTGACTGGTACTTTCCTCCTCTGAGTTTTGTTGCTTCTCTAATGTTTTAAATGCATTTCTTATTTTCAATGGCTCTTCTGGTATTATCATTCCTCTTCTTGCATATTTCCCAGTTCTATACCCTTGTTTATAGTATCTTCCCCTCTCCATTTGTTCATATCCTCCCTGCTGGTTCTGTATTTGTTGTTCCTCTTTCTCTATTTGTGTTTGCCCCTGCTGTGTTCCTTCTCCTACattttgttgttctatttttCCTGCATTTCTAACTCTTGCTTCTTCTCATTCTTCTCATGTTCCTCCTTTACAAATTTTCGACATTCATTCAATTCATGACCATAATTTCTGCATTTCTCGCACATAACTGGTTTCCATTCATAATGAATTTTCTGTTCCACTATCTTTCCTGCCTCATTTTCAAACCAAATACTTGTTGGATATTCCTGATTCAATTTCACTTCAACTAATACTCTTGCATATGTTAGCCTTTCTCTCTTTGTAGTTGCAGCATCTGTTCTCAAATGTTTTCCTATCAGCCCAGCAATTTTTGTAAGTGATGTTCGCCCCCAGTATTTGACATCCAGCCCCACCATTCTCACCCATATTGGAATGTTTTCCATCTGTTCCTTAGTAATTTCCATATCAGACTTCCATGGCTTAAAGATCATTGGTTTTCTGTCAAACATCTGCACTCCTTCTTCTACCACCTTATTCCTGCATTCTATACTGTGAAATCGAACCACGAAAACTCTCCTGTTTAGTTGAGCTACCTTATCAGTCCCTAATCCTCCccaaattcttctaaaataaCCATCAATTACTACTTGTGGAGGATTTGAACCCAGTACATAGCATACTACTGCTGTCGACCAATATTCTACCTCATCCTTAATGTCCGCCATTGTTATTTTCACGTTTGTTTCACTTTTCTCCATTGTTAGGTCAATTTCTTCCTCTACTGGTATTTTACCCACAACATTACTCCACGATTTACTAATTGAATTAGTTGTTTTAGTCGAACCTGTATTATTGTTCATCTCCTCTTCCTCTTCTGCTCGATCTGCCCATGATTTCCTACTCTCCTCTGAATCTCCATTTCCTTGTGGTGTTGTTGGGTTTGATATCAAATTGATGTCCAGCGGCACAATTCCTTGTATGTAATTGATACTCTTCACTTTTTCGCATCCTCTGTCTGTGGAACTCCCATGCATGCTGCATTTGAGGTCTGACTCCCACCCTTGTGCAACTATTTCTTTAAACTTTGGTTTCAAGCTCCACATATTGAAATATCTAAATACTGGTTATCTTTTTTGGTTCTCTGCCCACCTGATTATTGCTGGACTGTGATCATAAGTACCTTCATTCCTATAATGTACCTCTGAATTAGGTAGAATAATTATCCATTCTGTGTTTATCAGCACTCTATCTATCCTACTGTATACTCTATCTTCACTTCTTTGTTTATTGTTCCATGTATAAAATGCCCCTGAAGATTTCATCTCTTGTAGTTCACATTCCTCTACACAATTCTTAAAATCCCTTATCTCTGACATTCTCACTTGACTTCCCATATCTTCTCTATTTAATACACAATTGAAATAACCCATTACTGCCCATGGTCCCCTCATTTGTTCATTAATCTTTTTGATTTCTTCCCACAAGCTCTTCCTTAATGCTGCATCATTAAAACCATACACTATAGTTACTGCAAAGACCATTCTATTACCTCTATGTTGTATTTCACATTGAATTAGCTGTTCTGTGACACTTATTATGTTGACATCAAATATCATTGGCTTCCATAACACCCATATTCTCCCCCTTTATGTTTACTCAAGACCAACCACTACACAGGTTAAGAGCAGCTCTTTGAGCTTTAGCTCTCTTAACCTTTGTCTCCAAGAGACCAAACATCCCAACCTGAGAATTGTGCATAAACATATGCATTACCTTCTGTTTGTTAGGATTATTCAGTCTCCTCgtgttccaaaacccaattctaaTCATTCTTTTGGGGATCTCCCCCACCCTTCTCCCCTATTACTCCGTTTTTTCTTTCATCACCACTTCCTTTTTACATTTAACTTCATTACTGTCTGACTGGTACTTTCCTCCTCTGAGTTTTGTTGCTTCTCTAATGTTTTAAATGCATTTCTTATTTTCAATGGCTCTTCTGGTATTATCATTCCTCTTCTTGCATATTTCCCAGTTCTATACCCTTGTTTATAGTATCTTCCCCTCTCCATTTGTTCATATCCTCCCTGCTGGTTCTGTATTTGTTGTTCCTCTTTCTCTATTTGTGTTTGCCCCTGCTGTGTTCCTTCTCCTGCATTTTGTTGTACTATTTTTTCCTGCATTTCTAACTCTTGCTTCTTCTCATTCTTCTCATGTTCCTCATTTATAAATTTTGGACATTCATTCAATTCATGACCATAATTTCTGCATTTCTCGCACATAACTGGTTTCCATTCATAATGAATTTTCTGTTCCACTATCTTTCCTGCCTCATTTTCAAACCTGATACTTGTTGGATATTCATGATTCAATTTCACTTCAACTAATACTCTTGCATATGTTAGCCTTTCTCTCTTTGTAGTTGCAGCATCTGTTCTCAAAGATTTTCCTATCAGCCCAGTAATTTTTGTAAGTGATGTTCGCCCCCAATATTTGACATCCAGCCCCACCATTCTCACCCATATTGGAATGTTATCCATTTGTTCCTTAGTAATTTCCATATCAGACTTCGATGGCTTAACGATCATTGGTTTTCTGTCAAACATATGCACTCATTCTTCTACCACATTATTCCTGCTTTCTATACTGTGAAATCGAACCATGAAAACACTCCTGTTTAGTTGAGCTACCTTATCAATCTCTAATCCTCCccaaattcttctaaaataaCCATCAATTACTACTTGTGGAGGATTTGAACCTAGTACATAGCATACTACTGCTGTCGACCAATATTCTACCTCATCCTTAATGTCCGCCTTTGTTATTTTCACATTCGTTTCACTTTTCTCCATTGTTAGGTCAATTTCTTCCTCTACTGGTATTTTACCCACAACATTACTCAACGATTTAATAATTGAAATAGTTGTTTTAGTCGAACCTGTATTATTGTTCatctcctcgtcctcttctgctCGATCTGCCCATGATTTCCTACTCTCCTCTGAATCTACATTTCCTTGTGGTGTTGTTGGGTTTGATATCAAATTGATGTCCAGCGGCACAATTCTTTGTATGGAATTGATACTCTTCACTTTTTCGCATCCCCTGTCTGTGGAACTCCCATGCATGCTGCATTAGAGGTCTGACTCCCACCCTTGTGCAACTATTTCTTTAAACTTTGGTTTCAAGCTCCACATATTGAAATATCTAAATACTGGTTATCTTTTTTGGTTCTCTGCCCACCTGATTATTGCTGGACTGTGATCATACGTACCTTCATTCCTATAATGTACCTCTGAATCAGGCAAATTAATTATCCATTCGGTGTTTATCAGCACTCTATCTATCCTGCTGTATACTCTATCTTCACCTCTCTTTTTATTGTTCCATGTATAAAATGCCCCTGAAGATTTCATCTCTTGTAGTTCACATTCCTCTACACAATTCTTAAAATCCCTTATCTCTGACATTCTCACTTGACTTCCCATATCTTCTCTATTCAATACACAATTGAAATCACCCATTACTGCCCATGGTCCCCTCATTTGTTCATTAATCTTCTTGATTTCTTCCCACAAGCTCTTCCTTAATGTTGCATCATTAAAACCATACACTATAGTTACTGCAAAGACCATTCTATTACCCCTATGTTGTATTTCACAGTGAATTAGCTATTCTATGACACTCATTATGTTGACATCAAATATCATTGGCTTCCATAACACCCATATTCTCCCCCCTTTATGTTTACTCAAGTTAGTACTGTAGGACCAACCACTACACAGGTTAAGAGCAGCTCTTTGAACTTTAGCTCTCTTAACCTTTGTCTCCAAGAGACCAAACATCCCAACCTGAGAATTGTGCATACACATATGTATTTCCTTCTGTTTGTCAGGATTATTCAGTCTCCTGgtgttccaaaacccaattctatTCATACTTTTGGGGATCTCCCCCACCCTTCTCCTCTATTACTCCGTTTTTTCTTTCATCACCACTTCCTTTTACCTTTAACTTCATTACTGTCTGACTGGTACTTTCCTCCTCTGAGTTTTGTTGCTTCTCTAATGTTGTAAATGCATTTCTTATTTTCAATGGCTCTTCTGGTATTATCATTCCTCTTCTTGCATATTTCCCAGTTCTATACCCTTGTTTATAGTATCTTCCCCTCTCCATTTGTTCAAATCCTCCCTGCTGCTTCTGTATTTGTTGTTCCTCTTTCTCTATTTATGTTTTCCCCTGCTGTGTTCCTTCTCCTACattttgttgttctatttttTCCTGCATTTCTAACTCTTGCTTCTTCTCATTCTTCTCATGTTCCTCCTTTATAAATTTTCGACATTCATTCAATTCATGACCATAATTTCTGCATTTCTCGCACATAACTGGTTTCCATTCATAATGAATTTTCTGTTCCACTATCTTTCCTGCCTCATTTTCAAACCTGATACTTGTTGGATATTCCTGAT
Coding sequences:
- the LOC104214497 gene encoding uncharacterized protein — translated: MFDRKPMIVKPSKSDMEITKEQMDNIPIWVRMVGLDVKYWGRTSLTKITGLIGKSLRTDAATTKRERLTYARVLVEVKLNHEYPTSIRFENEAGKIVEQKIHYEWKPVMCEKCRNYGHELNECPKFINEEHEKNEKKQELEMQEKIVQQNAGEGTQQGQTQIEKEEQQIQNQQGGYEQMERGRYYKQGYRTGKYARRGMIIPEEPLKIRNAFKTLEKQQNSEEESTSQTVMKLNVGMFGLLETKVKRAKAQRAALNLCSALRKSLWEEIKKINEQMRGPWAVMGYFNCVLNREDMGSQVRMSEIRDFKNCVEECELQEMKSSGAFYTWNNKQRSEDRVYSRIDRVLINTEWIIILPNSEVHYRNEGTYDHSPAIIRWAENQKR